The Tamandua tetradactyla isolate mTamTet1 chromosome 23, mTamTet1.pri, whole genome shotgun sequence genome includes a window with the following:
- the RCC1L gene encoding RCC1-like G exchanging factor-like protein isoform X3, with protein MGLNKDSQLGFHRSRKDKTKGYEYVLEPSPIPLPLDRPQETRVLQVSCGRAHSLVLTDREGVFSMGNNSYGQCGRKVVEDEIYSESHKIHRMQGFDGQVVQVACGQDHSLFLTDRGEVYSCGWGADGQTGLGHYDITSTPTRLGGDLAGVNVVQVATYGDCCLAVSADGSLFGWGNSEYLQLACITDSTQVNVPRCLPFSGVGKVKQAACGGTGCAILNGEGHVFVWGYGILGKGPNLLETALPEMIPPTLFGVTEFNPEIQVSHVRCGLSQFAALTNKGELFVWGKNIRGCLGIGHLEDQYFPWRVTMPGQPVDVACGVDHMVTLAKSFI; from the exons ccaaGGGTTATGAGTATGTTTTGGAGCCCTCACCCATCCCACTGCCTCTGGACAGACCTCAGGAAACACGGGTGCTACAGGTCTCCTGTGGCAGAGCCCACTCCCTTGTCCTGACAGACAGGGAAGGAG TCTTCAGCATGGGAAACAATTCTTATGGGCAGTGTGGAAGAAAGGTGGTTGAAGATGAAATTTACAG TGAAAGTCACAAAATCCACAGAATGCAGGGCTTCGATGGCCAGGTGGTCCAG GTTGCCTGTGGTCAGGATCATAGTCTGTTCCTAACGGACAGAGGCGAAGTCTATTCTTGTGGATGGGGCGCAGATGGGCAGACAG GTCTGGGTCACTACGATATCACCAGCACACCCACCAGGCTGGGTGGAGACCTTGCTGGGGTGAATGTTGTCCAGGTTGCCACCTATGGTGATTGTTGCCTGGCCGTGTCTGCCGATGGATCCCTCTTTGGTTGGGGAAACTCTGAGTACCTGCAACTGGCCTGCATCACGGATTCCACACAG gTGAATGTCCCACGGTGCTTACCCTTCTCTGGAGTGGGGAAGGTGAAGCAGGCTGCTTGTGGTGGTACAGGCTGTGCCATATTAAATG GAGAAGGACATGTTTTTGTCTGGGGCTATGGAATTCTTGGGAAAGGACCAAATCTCCTGGAGACTGCTCTTCCAGAAATGATTCCGCCCACTCTCTTTGGCGTGACGGAGTTCAACCCAGAAATCCAGGTTTCCCACGTTCGATGTGGACTCAGCCAGTTTGCTGCACTTACCA aCAAAGGAGAGCTGTTTGTGTGGGGTAAGAACATCCGTGGTTGCCTGGGAATTGGTCACCTGGAAGACCAGTATTTCCCGTGGAGG GTGACGATGCCTGGACAACCTGTGGATGTGGCATGTGGCGTGGATCACATGGTGACTCTGGCCAAGTCATTCATCTGA